From Woronichinia naegeliana WA131, the proteins below share one genomic window:
- a CDS encoding prohibitin family protein, whose product MTLLILAIISTFFVVIPAGKRGVLMEFGQVKEVILAEGLHPLIPVVNTVEKLSVRVQKQEIIVQAACQDLQNISLEVALNWHLDANKIYLIFQQIGNQNQIIDKIINPSLSEVIKSVTAQYTAEEMITQRSQVKTEVDTKLRDRLKIYHILMDDLSFLNIHFSDRFQEAVEAKQIAEQEARRAGFIAQKALKKAEAKVNLAKGEAEANRLIQASLTPEILQRQTLKKWNGHLPLIVDSGSQKILDINELIKYSQYSQSY is encoded by the coding sequence TTGACTTTGCTTATTTTAGCGATTATCTCCACCTTTTTTGTCGTCATTCCCGCCGGAAAACGAGGCGTTTTGATGGAGTTTGGTCAGGTCAAAGAGGTGATCTTAGCGGAGGGTTTACATCCCCTTATTCCTGTCGTTAATACGGTTGAAAAACTGAGCGTTAGGGTACAAAAACAGGAAATTATTGTCCAAGCAGCTTGCCAAGATCTTCAGAATATTTCTCTAGAGGTGGCCCTGAATTGGCATCTGGATGCAAACAAAATTTATCTCATTTTTCAGCAAATTGGCAATCAAAATCAGATTATCGATAAAATTATTAATCCCTCACTTTCAGAAGTAATTAAGTCTGTTACGGCTCAATATACTGCCGAAGAAATGATCACACAACGCAGTCAGGTTAAAACGGAAGTCGATACCAAACTCCGCGATCGCCTAAAAATTTACCATATCTTAATGGATGATCTATCTTTCCTCAATATTCATTTTTCTGATCGTTTTCAAGAAGCGGTCGAAGCAAAACAAATTGCTGAACAAGAGGCTAGACGGGCTGGCTTTATTGCTCAAAAAGCACTGAAAAAAGCAGAGGCAAAAGTCAATCTAGCAAAAGGAGAGGCTGAAGCAAATCGTTTAATTCAAGCATCCTTAACCCCAGAAATTTTACAAAGACAAACCCTCAAAAAGTGGAATGGTCACTTACCCTTAATTGTGGATAGTGGCAGTCAAAAAATTTTAGATATTAATGAGTTAATTAAGTATTCTCAATATTCTCAATCCTATTGA
- a CDS encoding LysR substrate-binding domain-containing protein, with protein sequence MAVADHLHFTNAADALYITQPAVSAAIQNLESEYGVKLFHRIGRRIEITAAGKMLQIEAQKILEQVILTERGLRELNNLQRGELNLGSSFTVGNYWLPERISQFKCKYPGIVVNCTLANADDICGGTATGLFDLGIIAGEVKIPLQKTLTSEVVGSDRLKIVVGKSHPWFTKEVIQVEDLLTTTWVMREAGSGTQQMFEQALQNWGIKPQDLEIILVFNSSEMVKAVVESGVGATALPELMVKKEIKLNTLRAINVLEVNSKTPAEIVRPVLKLKHYQRFQTRISQAFEEILANHSCQES encoded by the coding sequence TTGGCGGTTGCCGATCATTTACATTTTACGAATGCGGCAGATGCTCTTTATATTACCCAACCGGCCGTCAGTGCAGCCATTCAAAATTTAGAATCGGAATATGGCGTTAAATTATTTCATCGGATTGGGCGGCGCATTGAAATCACAGCGGCTGGGAAAATGTTACAAATTGAAGCGCAGAAAATTTTAGAACAAGTGATATTAACAGAGCGAGGATTACGAGAACTTAATAATTTACAACGGGGAGAGTTAAATCTTGGTTCTAGTTTTACGGTGGGTAACTACTGGCTGCCGGAACGTATTAGTCAGTTTAAATGTAAATATCCTGGCATTGTGGTTAATTGTACTTTGGCTAATGCAGATGATATTTGTGGAGGGACAGCCACTGGTCTATTTGATTTGGGTATTATTGCTGGGGAAGTTAAGATACCTTTGCAAAAAACCTTAACATCGGAAGTTGTTGGCAGCGATCGCCTGAAAATTGTGGTCGGAAAATCCCATCCTTGGTTTACAAAAGAAGTCATTCAAGTCGAAGATTTATTAACGACAACCTGGGTAATGCGAGAAGCGGGATCGGGAACCCAACAAATGTTTGAACAGGCATTACAAAACTGGGGAATTAAACCTCAAGATTTAGAGATTATTTTAGTCTTTAATAGTAGTGAAATGGTGAAAGCGGTAGTAGAAAGTGGTGTCGGGGCAACAGCTTTACCGGAACTTATGGTCAAAAAAGAAATTAAATTAAATACGCTTCGAGCAATTAATGTACTTGAAGTCAACAGCAAAACCCCGGCCGAAATTGTCCGTCCTGTCTTAAAACTTAAGCATTATCAACGTTTCCAAACCCGCATCTCTCAAGCCTTTGAAGAAATTCTGGCAAACCATTCTTGTCAAGAATCATAA
- a CDS encoding homogentisate phytyltransferase encodes MDKFQLFVTQLWQFSRPHTIIGTSLSAIALYCLALATIEPNLNSSLNLNFIFSSLGILLGAWIACLGGNVYIVGLNQLYDVEIDRVNKPHLPLASGEFSLQQGQWIVAIAGILAMILAAILSPWLLATVGISLVIGSAYSVPPLRLKRFSLLAAICILSVRGLVVNVGLFGYFTQTLTNQVIFPPSLIVLTLFILIFSIAIALFKDVPDTEGDQKFQIQTFTLILGKGTVLQITRGVITLAYVIMMIAGLTFLPNANTYFLVGYHSFLLILLWWQSQYLNLEDKTEIAAFYQFIWKLFFLEYLLFPLAFFIPT; translated from the coding sequence ATGGACAAATTTCAATTATTTGTGACTCAACTTTGGCAGTTTTCTCGTCCCCATACTATTATTGGCACTAGCCTAAGTGCGATCGCGCTCTACTGCTTGGCTTTAGCAACAATTGAGCCAAATTTAAACTCCAGCTTAAACTTAAATTTCATCTTTTCTAGTTTAGGAATCTTATTGGGAGCCTGGATTGCTTGTCTGGGTGGCAATGTTTATATTGTAGGACTTAATCAACTTTATGATGTGGAGATTGATCGTGTTAATAAGCCCCATTTACCCTTAGCAAGTGGTGAGTTTTCCCTTCAACAAGGACAATGGATTGTTGCCATAGCCGGTATTTTGGCAATGATTTTAGCAGCTATTTTAAGTCCTTGGTTATTGGCGACAGTAGGCATTAGTTTAGTCATTGGATCTGCCTATTCTGTTCCTCCCCTTCGTCTCAAACGTTTTTCTTTATTGGCCGCAATCTGCATTTTAAGTGTGCGCGGTTTGGTTGTGAATGTGGGACTTTTTGGTTATTTCACCCAGACTCTAACTAATCAGGTCATATTTCCCCCTAGTCTCATTGTCTTAACTTTATTTATTCTTATTTTTAGTATTGCGATCGCCCTTTTTAAAGATGTGCCAGATACAGAAGGAGATCAAAAATTTCAGATCCAAACTTTTACCTTAATTCTAGGCAAAGGAACGGTTTTACAGATTACTCGTGGTGTGATTACCTTGGCCTATGTGATCATGATGATTGCCGGTTTAACCTTTTTACCCAATGCTAATACCTACTTTTTGGTTGGTTATCATAGTTTCCTGTTGATTTTACTTTGGTGGCAAAGTCAGTATCTTAACTTAGAAGACAAAACGGAGATCGCTGCCTTCTATCAATTTATTTGGAAACTCTTTTTTCTAGAATATCTACTATTTCCGCTCGCCTTTTTTATCCCAACCTAG
- a CDS encoding tocopherol cyclase family protein, giving the protein MTDKDWYNPLQTPHSGYHWDGKSADFFEGWYFRITLPQLQESFAFMYSIEDPLGQTGKSGGAAQILGKQDQYFCRTFPNLQRFWASPDYLALVHWGQHSPPIAPQLLDSALFEQRISQGYQVTATLHQGSLKNPYSGQSCRWCYRTQPLYGWGNTHQSQRSTAGWLSALPIFEPGWQILMAHGLATGWIEWNGDLIQFEKAPAYSEKNWGCSFPQQWFWLHCNAFDREKDLAVTAGGGRRKVLGISEKVGMIGIHYQGKFYEFAPWNAQISWRIAPWGQWQLQAHNHHFEVELLGTTELAGTLLRAPTEQGLQICCRETLRGQLSLTLRDRPSCLGHHQGQIIVEDASSLAGLEVGGKAWES; this is encoded by the coding sequence ATGACGGATAAAGATTGGTATAATCCTCTACAAACTCCCCATAGTGGTTATCATTGGGATGGCAAAAGTGCCGATTTCTTTGAAGGCTGGTATTTTCGGATAACGTTACCACAACTGCAAGAATCCTTCGCTTTTATGTATTCCATTGAAGATCCCCTGGGTCAAACGGGAAAATCGGGAGGAGCCGCTCAAATTTTAGGTAAACAGGATCAATATTTCTGCCGAACCTTTCCAAATCTCCAGCGTTTTTGGGCCAGTCCAGACTATTTAGCCTTAGTCCATTGGGGTCAGCATTCTCCGCCTATTGCTCCCCAACTTTTGGACTCAGCACTTTTTGAGCAAAGGATTTCCCAGGGCTATCAAGTCACTGCCACTTTACACCAGGGATCTTTAAAAAATCCCTATTCGGGCCAATCCTGTCGCTGGTGTTATCGAACTCAACCGCTCTATGGCTGGGGCAATACTCACCAAAGTCAGCGATCGACAGCCGGTTGGCTTTCAGCCTTGCCAATATTTGAACCAGGTTGGCAAATTTTAATGGCTCATGGTTTAGCAACGGGTTGGATCGAATGGAATGGGGATTTAATTCAGTTTGAAAAGGCTCCTGCTTACAGTGAAAAAAACTGGGGTTGTTCTTTTCCTCAACAATGGTTTTGGCTTCATTGCAATGCCTTTGATCGGGAAAAAGATTTAGCTGTCACCGCAGGGGGAGGAAGACGAAAGGTGTTAGGAATTTCTGAAAAAGTAGGAATGATCGGTATTCATTATCAGGGTAAATTTTACGAATTTGCCCCTTGGAATGCTCAGATTTCTTGGCGTATTGCTCCCTGGGGTCAATGGCAATTACAAGCCCACAATCATCATTTTGAAGTGGAATTATTAGGAACAACGGAGTTAGCCGGCACATTACTTCGTGCCCCTACAGAACAGGGATTGCAAATTTGTTGTCGGGAAACATTGCGGGGCCAATTATCTCTAACTTTACGCGATCGCCCCAGCTGTCTGGGACATCATCAAGGTCAAATCATTGTTGAAGATGCTAGTTCTTTAGCCGGTTTAGAGGTCGGGGGAAAAGCCTGGGAAAGTTAG